The DNA window CATTGTGTAATTCATAATGGTATAAAATCTACTGACTCATGCGAGTCCGTTTGGTAATGCTAATATTTAGACTTGTGTTGTAGGTAAAGGTCTGGGAAGAACAGAGAATGGCATCACGGAAGCTATTAAAGTCCGTATTAAATGTGATAAAGGAGGGGTGAGTAGAGaacatctttttgtttttagataatTGCGTTGAATACAGCATGTGGGCAGTTGATGACATGGACATGAAGTTTGTTTATAAACATTATGTATAATGGACATTTATTATGGTGCTCTAACTGGTTCACCATCCTAACCCCTGTCAGTTTCCTAATGCAAAACCAgtatatattactgttatacGTGAATTACAAAGGCTGTCAAAATCGACTATAGTTTTTACATATCTAGCTTTTGAGAAGTTCCCAGCTGTTATAgtctttgtttgtatttattgtgcattGTTTGTATTCAGGTGGGACATAATTTAGGCGAGCAGTTCACTTTCCACTGGTGGGACCATGTTTTTAACAAAGCCTCGTCAGGTCTGGTTGTGGAATCGGGGCAGGTAAGTAATAggattataatttaaatacattttttgaaatgaTGAATTGACTTAGCAGACGCTTATCTGAAGTCACACAACAAAATCACCACAAAGAACATGCAATTTGTTACAAAGCCAACAAATATTCACAGATTTTCACAGTTATGTTAGCAAATGGAGGGGGCAAAtacagaattttttaatttttttatagtttatctGTCCTTTGAAGTCAATCTGGCTTCTTAAGTAAATGCAAAAAGATCATAAGGTTAAAAATAGCAAactgtgttttgtgtgaatgAGGGCATGCTTGTGTTTTTGGCTCATCTGCTGTTGTCATTGTGGTTTAGAATGATGTGGTGGTAAAGAAGTCCAGTGATGACAATGATGATTTGATTTCTAACAAGAGGCCACGCAAGGCTCAGCAAAACAAGTCCATGCTCTATGGATGCTTTGTCAAggtacaaataataaatgattaaaaaaaatagcattgatTTAGTATTTGAATCGTGTAGTTGTTGTAAAGCCAATTATCTTTGTTCTTAGTCAGCTACCCTGCTGTCAGGTGAGAAGAGGACAGAGAAGACCGATGATTCAGatgacagcagcagcagcagttctGAAGATGAGGATCAGAATCTGGACCTTTCCAGCACCACCAAGTATGGCATTCCtttaaaaacctttatatacatttctgtatatacatgcatgcgtaCAGGTACTTTTAAATGTTCCATGCAGTGGCATATGCAGAAGCAACAAGCTTTTATAAACCTGTTCAATTTGAAGGTCAGTTATGCTTTCAGCCTAGCTCaactctgtctctttctgtatGTCTGTCTCTTTTAAGACTATCAGATGAACAGCTGCTGAAAGCTTGCGGAGGACGAACAGCACACAAGTAAGCTCTGATCTATTCAGGTTTGCACTGTTGCATCTGTGTTATCCTTATATCAATTAATGTTAGCCAAACTAGTTTAATTTGTAACACTAGAACTTCTAGCATTTACCCATTTCCATCCATCACATTTGAGCAGGACATGAATCCTAGATGGCGTAATATTATCAAATCTGTGATAAGTTATTGcagtataaattacattttttgtaatttttgatatttaatatctaCTACCTAtgtaacatttctaatttaatataaattattaaacaatatattgaaataaatgtagtttatttaaataccaAGGCAACATGTCTAACACTATAAAAAGTTGCATTCATATTTATGGCAGTTTTGTTGGTAATCTGTGtatacatgtttgtttgttgtttgaatAGAGGAGCAAGACATGGACTCACTATGAGCGCCAAACTGGCACGGCTTGAGCAACAAGACCAAGAGTTCATGAACAAGTACGGTAAGAAGAACCACACTGCTAAATCATCCACAAGCAGCAGAGATTGCCTAAATCCTGAGGGATGTCCAGAtatgaaagagaaaacaaaacacaagaaatCAAAAAGGCAAGAGGAACCATCAGAGAATAACATCCGTGAAGGTAACATAACACACATCCTTTCAAGTAATGATACTGAGGGCGGCAAAGCCAAGAGGAAAGACTTTAATGATGCTTCTGCAAATGACGATATGATCGCAGATACAGAGccgaagaagaaaaaaagaaaccgcaaagaaaaagaagctcCAGAGGATTGTGTTAATGGAGACTGCAGCATGGGCGAGCGAGACGCACACCTACTgcacaagaagaaaaagaaaaaacggtCCAAGGTGGATGAGATGGCTGTCAAAGATGATGAAATCAACGAGGATTCCACAGACAAATGCAGCAAACAGCCACAGGAGAGCAGTACTGAGCATCAACAAGCCTCTGACAGCGCttccagaaagaaaaagaacagaaagaaaTCCTCTACGGAGCACAATGAAGATGTCAATACCTCAACTACCATGATGACAGTAACTGAGGACACTAGCAACGAAGCACAGGTAATAGAAGGACAGGAGAATgacaggaagaaaaagaaaaaaaagaagcgaaGCAAAAAAGAGGAGCAGGAGGTGGTAGAAAATGTGCAGTTTGAGGAGTCTGtgccaaagaaaaagaaaaaaaaaaaagagaaggagtGAACTGACATGCTGCTGAACTCACTACGAGCACAAGCTGATCAGATTCTGTGCTGCTGatgaaatgcaaacattaatTCTCCACTATCAGACTGTTAGCTGTtcagaacatgttttttttgcagcacaGTATTTATTCTTGCAAGTCATGGTCTATTTTTAAATCTTGAGACCCATGGGTgacaatgtttttaatgaactgattTATGAGACATTTGTGTAAAGCATAATAAATAGCATATCCGCaatgacaaaaatgtgttaatttataAGTCATTTTGTGGAACTTGAAACATTGCAAACAAATCAAACTTCAACTGAATTGCAAAATAAAGTTATTCTTGAGATGGATGTCTTCTGCTCATGTTGAGGTGTCCTTTGGGTTTGGTTGGGCTTGAAGGAAGGCCGGCCATGTTAACGCGTCCAGTTCACAGATCCATCTATTGTACATGTGACAGCTTGCTGATATCCAGCTTTTCAATGGGTTTTTGCTGGTTACTGACAGAACACAGTGCATGTATCCTTCTGGCGGATCACTGATCCAGAATCTGAAaggaaaatattaaagcatCAGATAACTCTCAATGGTAACTGATTAAacttgtattttctttttatttatagattttttttttgtcatggcttatcaaaagcaaaataagttgttttttttaattgacaatgtttatattttttattcattctaacTCTTGCTAcggtaaaataaaattttatttatttaaaaaaaaaattaattgattttgtgtattaaataactTTTCATATATTTAGGCTTACCCTTCTTTAAGTTTGCCGCCAGTGGTCCAGACCCAGgccttttctgtcttttcagaAAGTCCAATCCAGTAACCGTGATATTCATCATAATATGATGTGGCGTGCTGATTGATGAATTCCTGAATATGCATAGTATGAGAACAGTGTAAAAATCACAGTAGATTTACTGTTTGCAGTCCTCTGTAATTTTAAACTGGAGGTTTGCTATCTGTTGAACAAAATGGTTCCATGTGACGCTTTTAAGTAACTTATAACAACTTTTGCTAAATGCTACAAATAAATGTTGACAGTCAATACTCAGAAAAAATCCATTCTTTTTTGGGTCTAGTGGAAATTATGTAGGGCATCATTTCCACTAGACACACTAGATGTAGGGCAAATTTAGAaaattcttatatatttttatatacctGTTCCTCCACACTGTCTATTGTTGCCAGCTGGGCTCCATACGTCTTACAGTATTCTTGACTCATTGACCATGTTTTCCAGGGCCAGtttttatggaaataataaCAGCTGGAACCATTCAGTATCCACTTTTGAGGACAAGGTGTACACTGGACCCCTGTGATGGAAAAAAGCTTGGATTAACCGGAAGGAAAACACTTGGATACTTTACTCCAGATTCAGTAAAAGAGCTTACCATTACTAGTAGACTGACAGTACTCATCcactaaaaatgtgttttttttcagtatgaAGTCCAGGGTAGCATTCATCTCTTCACTCTGTGTTAAAAGTCTTGCCCTCTCTTGCTCCAGCATTTCCTTGTCTGCCAGCAATTGCAAATTGGTGGCTTTCTCTTTAGTGTGCTGGGTCTGTAATTAAAGTAATTTCCAGGTTAAATCTGTGATTGAATGTCGTTCTGATAGAATTTCTGATATcatacccaaaaatgaaaactcgcCCTCAGGTTATTTCAAACCTTGAATAATGTGAGTAACCAAGCAGTGTCTGGTCCCTATGGACATCcatagtttgtatttatttattccatgctatggaagtcaatggttgTATCATCTTTTATGAAACttgtacaggtttggaacaacttgagggtgtTCAAATGTTAGCTCTCAATGTTGTTTCAGGCTTTGATCTTACCAGAATATTGTTGTATTTAGACACGTGAATGTAATCTGCAAGGCAGAGAAACATAAAGCACAAATTATTAGTTAAATCAGCTTGTAGGATATCAACTGCAGTATAAAGCTATgtgatattttatgattttaggtAATAGGAATAgtgcatattacatattactcATAAAATACAACACTGGTCTATATTGCCCTTATCAATTTGTGACGAAAGTGTGAAATTTTGTAGTTGGCTTGCGACAACAGCACTTCATGAAAAGGTTTCCAGGGTTGTCACACAGCGTAGTTTCACTGTTCTTGACACATTTGTAACACTTGGTTTGGTCACACAACCACTTCTTTTTGATTGAATACACTTAAACCAGTTAATAACAAGTTTCCCTGCACAAGGTTGGAACACAACTAAATGTGGACATCGAAATAGGACTGAGTTGTATTTTAGTATTGTTTGTATGAATGAGACTGTGCTTATTCTTACTGAAAGCGCTGACAGCTGTTAATGCAGCAAGGAGGAGGAAGCAGATCAGCCCCAGAAGCACTGTAGCTCGTCTATAAGCTGGAGAAATCTGCGTGACGGCTTCTTTTTCTGAATGAGAACAAGACCAGTTTGAGTCTGAGCACATGATAGAACATGGCCACATTTGACAAAGTAAGAGTTAAAAATGTTCTTCCTTAAGACTATATGAGAGGTACAATACTCTATGTACTTTCACTCAGAGTATAATGAGCTGGCAAAtaagattttattaataaacacttCATGGGCAGCTGCACaggaaagaggaaaataaaaaatctaattttgattttaaaggaaGTGAAATCATTTATGGCAGCTTGATTGGTTAAAATAATTCCCCAAAcgtttaaattgtgtttttttttgtttaaagaaattaaatgaaaatattttacaataacaatacCAGAGTTTATATAACAAATTGCATATAttggtttaaatatatatgcaatatatttaatacatatatttatacttaatatataaataaatatatatatatatattacctgtGCTCTCAGGAGGTGTTTGTGAAgctgattgttttcttttcaccTCAGCATACAGTACAGACTCCTCTGACTGTCGCACTTTAACAGTATAGACACTCattcaattattcattaaaaatacacatagaAAACATTCCAAGCAAAAAGAGCAAATGATGTGGTATCATAATGGTTAAATCTTGTGTTTCTTTGCCATCAGCAAAAAGACTTAGAGAGAaagatctaaaataaaaaacataccCGAACCTGTAGATTTGTCTCTGTCATACGGCTTGAAGGTAACTGTTGAATAGCACACCTCTTCTTCCATACCTGCTCACCTTCACGATCCACAAACACTGCTGAGACAACAGAAAACAGCAGTATGATTGAATGTAGTCAGTCAAACCGCACTGAGACTTTTGTTCATTCAGAATGAGGTAATAACAGAATTTGTCCAGGAAGTGGAACATGTTGCCACATTTACAACACTATTACTTCAACATGTTCACGCACAAGGAGGTGTCTGTACACAAAGGGTTCTGTACTGTTAATTCTACGCAACATTCTAAATTTTATAGaagcttaataataataaatataaaagagttGATTATTGAAAGAGGAAGTGATATCTTTTAAATCTGTCTTCCCTGTCCGATGGTATGAACTCTTAtgttctgtgttttcagttaCCAGTATTGTTTACTACTTCAAGAATGCCTGATTGTGTGAAATTTAAAGGTattcatttacaataaaaagactGCATTTGGGTTGACTGTTGTTTCTCTTTAGAAATTCATAATCTTGAAGAACTGCAAAATGAAGACAACACCATATCTTGTAGAggcattaaatatgttttaaagcttaaaaaaaggtacaacaatgcactaaatgctaaataaatgactGCCTGTCACTCTGTAGATGAACCTTAAGTCAGATCAACAGTATTAAAGTTATCAGATGTTggttaaaaatctaaatattacatttaaattaaataaatgatgaaatttaaatgtgtaaagtCATAATAATGACAGTAGCCCTCTATACAATAATAAGAGTAATTAACTCCTAACTATAAATAATGTTCATCCTGCCATCCAAGTTATCAACTATTTTGTCTGATGTATTTTCAACATCTTGCCACAAGAGGGGGCAGTAAATTAATGTGATAACATCAAGAATTACAATGATGGTCCAgccaaaaattaattttcaatcGTTATTTACCCTGATGTTTTTCTAAACAGCCTTAGTCAtcgttttttttactgtatagaAAAAAGGCACTGAAAATGTTTCTTACCATTTCCAACTTTTTTGCTTTATATTGCCACAGGAGAAAGAACGtgttacaggtttggaaattATCCAGCAATGGTAGAGTTAACTCCCTAAATTACATCACTCTCGCATTCTGTCCATCCACCCCTCCTCCTTAACTCCTTCGCCCTCCCCCTTCTCATTGTCTATGAAAAGGAGGGTCTTTCTCTCCCCTGTCCATTCAGCCGCTGGGCACTGGGACTGTGGTCCAGACCTCACCCTCAAGCCTGTCATTATAATCACTTAGCAGCCACAAAGACCTCCAGCCCTTCACAGCCTCTGTGCACACTTCTAGTGAGACTTAACTAAGATGGAGCTTCTGGGTGCCCGACTGCCTTTCACCCAGTTTCAGGAGGAAAAGTACCAAATGCTGGAGCTGAACCAGCGTCTCGAATCGTACTTAGGCCGCGTGAAGCTTCTGGAAGAGGAAAACAAACTACTGCGAGAGGAGATCCACACTCTCAAGAGCAGCAGGGAACCACCAGGCCAGCGCAAAGCTCAAGAGGAGGCTCTCAGCCAAGCCAGGAGGATGTTGGAGGAGGCCTGGAGGAAGAAAGGTCGTGTGGAACTGGAAGTGGAGAACTTGATGGAGGATATAGAGATGGTGAGTATTCAAAGACAGAAGGCGAAGAACGCTCAGGCTGAGGCACAGAGAAAACTGATGGAGAGCAGGAAGGAGCTGGAAGAGGAGCGTAGAGCTCAGATTTGGCTTAGGGAGAAAGCCGGGCAACTTGAGAAAGACCTCTTGCTTCAGATGCAAGTCCACCAGGAAGACATGGAAACCATGCAGGCCTCTATGAAACAGACGAAGCAGGTCTTGATGGCCCCAAAGCCCACTCAACCTGCCAGCATCCCAGACCTGGGACAAGAGTACAGCCACAGAGCAGCTCAAGTCTGGCAGGAGGCAACCAGCAACTATCAGAGACTTGTTGGACGTCTTGAGGAAAGTCTGAACCAGACCAAAGCTAACATGGCAAAGATTCAtcaagagaagagagaaaaccAGCATCAAGTTCAGCATCTGGCAAAAGAGCTAGAGAGCACTAAGGCTAAGAGGCAGATTATGGAGAAAAGTTTAGTGCAGCAGAAAGACGAGCATAAACAGGAGCTTCAACATTTTCAGGTAAAAAAATTCAACTTATGGTCTTTGTTTTTCAACTAATTTAGATACTGTCTGCATTTACTCTGCCTAATCTGTAGGATATTTTGAGGAAGTTTTAATCTCTTTTGTCCTTGCGATGGAAATCGctggggtccaaaacaacactgggCCCTGCTTTCATTTCAGCGACAAAAAGCAATGAgaaaattttcaaaatatcttctttcatgttccacagaatggtcatacaggtttggaacaggacacatttatttaacagttttttttttgttgttttagattttgttacattatttgtGATTTTCAACATTCTCTTCACTATAATGTCATATCTTTGCACAGGCCCAAGTAGATGCTCTGGAGTTGGAGAAAGATAGCCTGGGGCAGCAGATAGACAGCCTGATGCTGGACAGACAAGACTTGCTGCAAGTCAAGATGTCTCTTGGACTAGAGGTGGCCACATACAGGTACCTGTCTTCAAAATAATCATCAACACCAGCAAAATACAACCGCTCTTTATTATAATCTTCAAAATCATATTTGCATGAAGTAAAACATGCACGTAGCTCTCTCTATTACCTCTCTAATGGGATTCCCCTGCACTGTGGGATTTGTAGTTTATGGAGGCCCAACTAATGTGATCATGCATCAGTGGCTCTAAAAAGCATCTCAGGCACCCTGAGAGGGGTAACTTTAGATCAGTCAGTCAGAATGCACCCTTTCCATTTTCCACCCGGCACTGACCCTGATCCATCTGCTTGGAGGAGGGGCAGTGAAACAGGGGGTCGGCATTCAATTCATTCAATAACATCCTTCAGATCTGTCGAGGGCAGACCAAAATTTTAGCTGTTGCTCATTTCATGGATTTCCATCTAATGAAGTTGCACTGCATTAGATGCACAGGTACTCAAGGATAGGAAGTAGGGTTTAAATATgtgaagttattttttatttcaaattgttgCAATATGATGGGCATGTCTCTTGGAAGTCTTTTTGAGTTTTTGAATACATTCGTatgtaataaaagaaagaaagatccacatgtgtttttgtaaaaatgtttttaaaaagaaaatgtacatgcatttgGATACCTGTTacactaagtgtgtgtgtgtgtgtgtgtttgtaaattcCAACCCTTGCAATTGTTAAATGCTGTATGCAGGAAGTAAATGAATCCTGCAGATGGGCTAACAATGACAAATCTGACATACTATTTGCATAACAACAGAACTAAACACAAGACTGCAGCTCAAGAACCTGACTCAATCTCATTTAACCCACCCATCACATTAAAGAAATTGCTGTGATGCTGACAgatgttctgttgttttttctccAGAGCTTTGCTGGACAGCGAGGGCCTGAGAGTTGACAGATCAACAACAAATAAGAACAACTCTGCTTTCTTTTTAGgtaacagtatttaaaaaaaataaatattttattttgttattgttataattgtttttactaAATAGTGATGGCTATCTAGGCAATaggaaagtgaaaaaaatcaatacatataaaaaatactaatggctttataaaatacagtgaattacaataaatacagtGATTATCTGAAACACAGATCTCCTTTCCATAAATACTGCTGTGCTATGGGCTGGTTAAAGGATTAGTACTTTTTGTGATATTGTGTGCTTATTGCATGGAGGGGGAACCTGTCTAAGCCTGTAAAACTAGCTTCCTGTGCTAGTCCCATAGGTCACTGTAGCAGATGGCTCCAATTTCCAGTAATGCAGTCCTGGAAAAGCATAATGAAGATCAATACATCTCCATTACGGCTCACTCACAGTTCACAACTAGTGTGTATTCCGATAACTCCCGTGGGAGGCAGATCAGGGgtctatgtctgtctgtttcaTACTATCTCCATCTATCTCTTTAGCCTGGGGCTTTATCCATCAACcacatttttttccaatagCATCATAGTTATCAGGGCATTGGACATTAGccatattttgatattttgatgcATTATGAGCTGTTTACATGTGTATTAAAATTGTGTATTAGCTACTGAATTATCCTATATCTGCATATTATAACCCTCTCTTTCAGATACTGaacatgcaatataaatataattatttaaaacactaatattattTGGGATTCAGAAAACAGATCTAATGATCTGCAAAGGGTAGATTTGATCAAATAGGTCCCTGTTTGTGTGACAAAGCCTGCCTCAGcatcttgttgttttttgttacaGATGTGCTCTCAAAGCCCACTGGGACCCACCTAGCCTCGCAGaccactgctgcttcctgccATGTCAGCAATACTGTGTCTACAAGTCACAGATCAATCGCCTCCTCTCGTACTTTGCTGACCAGTGCCACTTCATCATGGACCCCGACTCAACAAAGAACACCAACCAGAGCCTCagtgacagaaaagacagaaGTTCATATCTCAGAGGAAACTGAGAAAGCTCCTGAGAAGTCTGTGGATCATTTGCAGCAAGAAAAAGTCAACGATGACCTGGTCCTCGCAACAACTCTCTCCAAAACAGCTGCAGAACCAAAACCACAGCTCAGAGAAGAATATATTGAGGTTCAAGAGGAAGCTGAATCAAAACAGTTCCAGAAAGATCAGGTTGTTGAATCTGAAACTGTTGCATCGCCTTTGTTAAGTGTGTCAGCTGACCAATCAAGTAACTTGTCCCAAACTCCGGAGACTGAAAGCTGGGCTGGTCCCTTTACAGATCCCGAGGAGTTTCAGAAGAAGGGAAGGATGAGGACACTGAAGTGTCTGTTGAAATGGCTCGGATCTCACATGCACCTAAAGTTGCTTGGGAAGAAAATAAAACCCTAGCAGAGGATGAAAAAGATGATGCCTCTGAGATAGATGTAAGATCAGAGAACATCAGTGAAAGCCACAAAGATGCATATGGAGATGCAGAGAATGATAACAATACTTTAAAATCTAGCCATATCAGTGCAAACACCAATATATTGGGCTCATCTTTCCCTGAGCAGGGATCTTTAGATTTGATTGGTGATTTCAGCTATCATGATGATTTAATGCAGGTAGATGAACAGGACAATGTAAGCAATATTAGTGAGGAGGTAACAGAGCAAATGAACAGTGAAACTGAAGCAGTGATTGATTCAATCAATGAGTgggacagacaggaagaaaTTGAACCAGAGAATGAGACAAAAGTCATGAGCCCTGACTCTGACGTGGAAGAAGAGGATGAAATGAACATTGACGCTAACACAAAAGATAAAACAGGAGATGAAAATGTGactgaaagagaagaagaagagataGAAGTGATTAGGAGTGACATTTCTATGCAGGATCATCAGGAGAGTTTAGAGAAGACTGTACCACCAACTGAACCACATTCAGATCAGACAGTAAACGAAGAAGAACCCTTACCTGAAGAATCTGAGGGAGAAGAAGAGAACCAAGGTGAAGATGATGATTCCCCAAACATATCAGCCTCACTGAGAACTGATCCTGGTGAGTGTGACAGCTACAGCCAGGAGAACACACTAGCAGACACTCGGCCTTTGATTCATTACAAGAGTGATGAGGAAACAGACGGGAACGTGAAAGCCTCGCACTTCGTTGATGAGACCAGTGACAGTGAGGATGAGAAGGAAAGAATTGAAGGCGGCCACTGGAATGAGAGTGCTTCCAAACGCTTCAACACCATGGAGGATCTCAGAGAAGAACCAGACATGGAGTTCACAGCAGAGATGATGACGGATGTTGTTTCTAAAGAAGAAGCACAAGGTGGTGATAGGGCGTGCATGATGCTTCAAAGTAACTCTGAAGTCCATGAAAGTTTGGATATGGTGGAGAAAGAAAGTGCAAGAATTGAGCTCAAGGGAGACCTAGAAGAAGATATTGATGTTATTAAAGAGATGAGGAAAGATGAAGATCATGATGTTAAGGTTTTTAAGCAAAACGAGCAACCACAACTGACTGAAAACCTGCATATACATAAAGAGCAACCTGAGGATGAAACAGTCCATTCATATGAAAGCCAAGAACAAGTTGATATGGACCATCCAATCTCATTCCCTGAAATATCCCAGCAGATTATACGCTCCTTTGAATCTCAATCAACTCTGACCTTTTTTCAAGATACAGCTGCAACCAAAGAACCAGAAGATCTTCTGGACGTTTCCATGCACACCAACGTGGACCTCACAGACAGTCGCTCCCTGgagaatgaaataaacagtCAGCCAGACAACATGACATCAGACATTCCCAACTCAGACCAGGAAGAGGGCAATAGCTCAGAAGATGAGTCTCCAAATGCCAGCCACTGCTTTCAGAACACAAGCCTTTTAGCAGCTGCTACTCTTAATGAGCAGCCATTAACCTTTACTAATGGAGTCTCCAAGGCTGATTCTGTGTCTGACACCATCAATTTGCCCGAAGAAGGGCTCAGTAAGGAGAAGAACACTGAAGAACTTAAAGCCCCTCAGATTGATGACTGGGAGAACTCTAATTTCTCAGATAACAGCATGAATGCTTCAGATTTAGCTGAGATCACACAAGCATCAAGTATGGATGAAAACGCAGGTGTTTTCCCAGTAAACGAGATTGAGAATTTAGAAATTCCAAATAAAATGCCAAGTTTAGAGGAAAACATCTTTGGAAAATTTGAGGAACATCTTGAAAGGACAGTGGACAGCTTTTCAGAAAAAGTGCTAACTGTGATGGATTTTGAGAGCAACAATttaggagaggaggaggaatttcagtcaaaggaaaaaaaaagtgagattcATAGCTTTTTCAGCACTAGCATGAAGGAAGATTTCTGGAATGAGGGGAAAACGGAGATGGCAGCGACTTATGACCCTGCCAAGACCGACGACTTAAACCAGGCTATGGACTTTGGAGAGGAGTGGAGAGATATGGAGGGAATGCCAAAAGCAAATGGAAGTCCTAAAGAAAAGATGGACATTCTCAAAGGCAAGGATGAGAGGCATAAAGATGAACAGCCAACGCAAGGCAAGATGGTCCTATCTGATGACTCTGTTGATGAGGGGGATTCCTGGTCCTCTGGCGATGAGTAGCTTTGTCCAGTGATGTTTTTAGACCATTGCGACTAAACCAAAAATGTAGTAATGTCAGTCAAATAGATGTACACATATAGTACTaagccaaaatgaaaattcatggTGGaagacagcaacaaaaacaccttcaaacacattcacagaaaTTAAACCAGACAAGCTTGCTCAGTGCGGTGTATGTAATTGTACAATGTGATCTCTGTAATGTGAGTTAACAGCCTGGCATAATGTGCCAGCTGCCTTCTCAGGATAAGAAAGCATTGTACTCCATGACAGCCACGGGCAGAAAGGATTCTGAAAGATTTACTATAAAGCTTTACTTCATGCTTGCTGTTTCTGTACTAATTAGACCAGCTTTTCAATGACCTTCATCTGTCAGTGTTGTAAAAtacttttgtgtattttcactGATGTATGGTACAATGAAGCAACAATATGGATTTTACaatcctgaaaaatgaaaaacattaataaaaaagtaaaatagcaAATCATTTGAGTTGgtgttttctattattattatttttcaatgatGGCCACACAACATTTAacactgtttctgtttttaaacatacatttaaagatAGATTTAAAATTCTTGGACTT is part of the Puntigrus tetrazona isolate hp1 chromosome 16, ASM1883169v1, whole genome shotgun sequence genome and encodes:
- the nes gene encoding LOW QUALITY PROTEIN: nestin (The sequence of the model RefSeq protein was modified relative to this genomic sequence to represent the inferred CDS: inserted 1 base in 1 codon) codes for the protein MELLGARLPFTQFQEEKYQMLELNQRLESYLGRVKLLEEENKLLREEIHTLKSSREPPGQRKAQEEALSQARRMLEEAWRKKGRVELEVENLMEDIEMVSIQRQKAKNAQAEAQRKLMESRKELEEERRAQIWLREKAGQLEKDLLLQMQVHQEDMETMQASMKQTKQVLMAPKPTQPASIPDLGQEYSHRAAQVWQEATSNYQRLVGRLEESLNQTKANMAKIHQEKRENQHQVQHLAKELESTKAKRQIMEKSLVQQKDEHKQELQHFQAQVDALELEKDSLGQQIDSLMLDRQDLLQVKMSLGLEVATYRALLDSEGLRVDRSTTNKNNSAFFLDVLSKPTGTHLASQTTAASCHVSNTVSTSHRSIASSRTLLTSATSSWTPTQQRTPTRASVTEKTEVHISEETEKAPEKSVDHLQQEKVNDDLVLATTLSKTAAEPKPQLREEYIEVQEEAESKQFQKDQVVESETVASPLLSVSADQSSNLSQTPETESWAGPFTDPEEXSEEGKDEDTEVSVEMARISHAPKVAWEENKTLAEDEKDDASEIDVRSENISESHKDAYGDAENDNNTLKSSHISANTNILGSSFPEQGSLDLIGDFSYHDDLMQVDEQDNVSNISEEVTEQMNSETEAVIDSINEWDRQEEIEPENETKVMSPDSDVEEEDEMNIDANTKDKTGDENVTEREEEEIEVIRSDISMQDHQESLEKTVPPTEPHSDQTVNEEEPLPEESEGEEENQGEDDDSPNISASLRTDPGECDSYSQENTLADTRPLIHYKSDEETDGNVKASHFVDETSDSEDEKERIEGGHWNESASKRFNTMEDLREEPDMEFTAEMMTDVVSKEEAQGGDRACMMLQSNSEVHESLDMVEKESARIELKGDLEEDIDVIKEMRKDEDHDVKVFKQNEQPQLTENLHIHKEQPEDETVHSYESQEQVDMDHPISFPEISQQIIRSFESQSTLTFFQDTAATKEPEDLLDVSMHTNVDLTDSRSLENEINSQPDNMTSDIPNSDQEEGNSSEDESPNASHCFQNTSLLAAATLNEQPLTFTNGVSKADSVSDTINLPEEGLSKEKNTEELKAPQIDDWENSNFSDNSMNASDLAEITQASSMDENAGVFPVNEIENLEIPNKMPSLEENIFGKFEEHLERTVDSFSEKVLTVMDFESNNLGEEEEFQSKEKKSEIHSFFSTSMKEDFWNEGKTEMAATYDPAKTDDLNQAMDFGEEWRDMEGMPKANGSPKEKMDILKGKDERHKDEQPTQGKMVLSDDSVDEGDSWSSGDE